The Rhizorhabdus wittichii RW1 genome segment AGACCGAAAATGGCGTCGGAATAGGCGGCGGTGTCGGTCATGATCTCCAGAGGATCGAGCTCGGTTTCCTGCTCCAGCAGGAGAGCCAGGACGACCAGGCTGTCGCGCAACGTGCCGGGGATGACCGCTCCGGTCAGACCGCTGAACTGATTGGAAATCATGTTGTACCAAGTGACGCCGCGCTCCTGGCCGTAATATTTGGGGTTGGGCCCGGCGTGTATGGCGCTCGACGGAGCGACAAAACGCATGCCGTCGGCGCTGGCCACCTCGCCTGCGCCCCAATGTTGGACGATATCCAGACGACTGTGAGCGGAAACGATCGCGGCGTTGGCCGCGGCGATGGTCTCGGGCCGAATGAAATTCTGACCGACCCAAGAAAGACGGTCGCGACGCAGAGCCGCAAATTCCGGGCGCACGATCGGCTCAAGACCGATGTTGCAGGCGCCGCCGACCAGGGTCGCGCACAGGCTTATCTCGAAGTGCTCGACGGTGGCCTGACGCTCGCTCAGATGCGTAAAGGACTTGGCAAATCCGGTTCGCGCCATGACTTCAAGAAAGATGTCGGGCATTCCGGCCTTCGGCATGCGCGTTTGGACGGCGGCGCGAAGTGCTCGAAGGCTCTCGGGTTCATCAAGCTTGTCGAGGGGCGTGACCACAATCCCCATCTTGTCGGCGACCGTCTCAAAACGCAGGTCCGGATTGTCGCCGGCGCGCGCAACGACATGTCGATATGCCTCGTCGAGAAGGCGGGAGAGACCGTCAATCTCAATGTCGGCTTCCAGAGATCGGCCCAGGGCGCGTGCTACCATCAACCTGGAATTGTGCCAGGACTCGCCCTCGAGCATCCCGCGCCGGGGATCCCCGTATCGGATGCCGGGCTTGGCGAACACATCGCGACGCTTGATCGCCAGACGCCACGCATCGATGATCGCGAAGACATAGGCCTTCGGGTCGCGCATCCTGCCATCGTCATCCAGGACATGTTGCCTCCACGCCTTCGAGACCGCAGCGATCGGTGCGCCGCGCATCTTGACGAGAGAGGACCAGTCGTCCACGCCCTTGAGGTAGCTGATCGCGGCCTTGACGTTTTTGCCACCTGGGGCAGCGTCGGTCTCGATGCGGGTAGCGATTTCAAAGAACAATCGCCGGGCGCTCCGCCATTTTGTTCGCAGTTGATCATAGGGCTTGGTCTCCGCGGGCTTGGCGATCGCCTCCACCTTGGACATGGCGGCCTCGATGTCGGGACGGGGCAACCGCTCGAAGAGCACATCTCGCCATTCATTGAGGGGCAGGGCGTCGTCGGTCAAAACCAACAGACCCATTGCGTGGAGCAGCATCGCGGCGCCATCGAGATCGCGCAGACTGCGCAGGCGGGCCTGTTTGTCGGCGGCTTCAGCCCCTTTCACCAAGTCGGCGAGCAGAGCCTCGGCCAGCTCGGCGGCGTCGTCCTGGGCCGCCGCTTCGAGCGTATGGAAGAGCGCGGCTACGGTCGCGGTTCGACGAGGCTCCTGAAGGGCGGCGATGGCCGAGGGCTTGCCGACGCGCGCTACCCGCGCGAGCCGCTCAAGGGTTGTGGCGGGAACGCCCCGCGGTGGCGCCGGCCGCAGATTGAACGCCCGGACCGCATCGAGCCGATCAAGGTGTCGGAAGAGTTCGGTCGGCATGCGCTTGGAGGGAACGGTCCGGAGCGCGTCCAGGGCGGCGAACGTGGATGTGTCGCCATCGTCAAACAGCGCGGCGATGCGCACGCGCTGGTCATCGCTCAAGCTGGCGACCAGATGGCGCCAAAGCCTGGTCCGCGCACGATCGCGGATCCTGCCAACCAGGCGCTCGACGACCGTGACGCCCGGCAGCAGCACCTTGTTGGCGATCAGCCAGGCCGCAGCTCGATCAATCAGGGGGCCGGGCCGATCGTCGCCGCTCCAG includes the following:
- a CDS encoding transposase Tn3 family protein (PFAM: transposase Tn3 family protein~KEGG: xcv:XCVb0015 Tn5045 transposase) is translated as MFCEEIRLVYRHGPSPSQKLKVSHGMPTRHLTDAQRQGFARFDGEPSADQLARYFHLDQTDRDLIGTLRGDHNRLGFAVMLTSARFLGAFPVSPAEIPASVLAAVIEQLALEPGTDVDAYFAGSRRIRHLALIRTHCGFTDFGDNAVARFRLTRWLYALCWSGDDRPGPLIDRAAAWLIANKVLLPGVTVVERLVGRIRDRARTRLWRHLVASLSDDQRVRIAALFDDGDTSTFAALDALRTVPSKRMPTELFRHLDRLDAVRAFNLRPAPPRGVPATTLERLARVARVGKPSAIAALQEPRRTATVAALFHTLEAAAQDDAAELAEALLADLVKGAEAADKQARLRSLRDLDGAAMLLHAMGLLVLTDDALPLNEWRDVLFERLPRPDIEAAMSKVEAIAKPAETKPYDQLRTKWRSARRLFFEIATRIETDAAPGGKNVKAAISYLKGVDDWSSLVKMRGAPIAAVSKAWRQHVLDDDGRMRDPKAYVFAIIDAWRLAIKRRDVFAKPGIRYGDPRRGMLEGESWHNSRLMVARALGRSLEADIEIDGLSRLLDEAYRHVVARAGDNPDLRFETVADKMGIVVTPLDKLDEPESLRALRAAVQTRMPKAGMPDIFLEVMARTGFAKSFTHLSERQATVEHFEISLCATLVGGACNIGLEPIVRPEFAALRRDRLSWVGQNFIRPETIAAANAAIVSAHSRLDIVQHWGAGEVASADGMRFVAPSSAIHAGPNPKYYGQERGVTWYNMISNQFSGLTGAVIPGTLRDSLVVLALLLEQETELDPLEIMTDTAAYSDAIFGLFWLLGYRFSPRLADIGDAKLWRIDRQASYGPFDQTAWGRVKINLIRENWSDLIRLAGSLKLGHLKAAGVMRMLQVKDRPTTLAKALSELGRIIKTLHILRYIDDRPFRRRILFQLNRQELRHKLGRRVHHGDRGEIRSPLRQGQEEQLGVLGLALNSIVHWNAVYMQETVRQLSEAGTPPLPADIARLSPISWRHINFLGRYDFSVPDAVANGGLRPLRQPNSEWDF